A genomic window from Cucumis melo cultivar AY chromosome 8, USDA_Cmelo_AY_1.0, whole genome shotgun sequence includes:
- the LOC103484839 gene encoding LOB domain-containing protein 37-like: protein MSCNGCRVLRKGCSESCILRPCLQWIDTSEAQGHATVFVAKFFGRAGLMSFISAVPESQRPSLFQSLLFEACGRTVNPVNGAVGLLWTGNWHVCQAAVDTVLRGGTLRPINDFLAAGSPNLASDDTSETEVACTDMWKIRDSYPNSRFSNSRSRLSPKRKRSEESSTKHQLNDLDLRLTPTFPAKSTLRAATPSMNSEESETTTCFESGLGDNHHHHHYPEEGTAQRKLLNLFV, encoded by the exons ATGAGTTGCAACGGTTGCCGTGTTCTTCGAAAGGGCTGCAGTGAATCCTGTATTCTTCGCCCTTGCTTGCAGTGGATTGATACCTCCGAAGCTCAAGGCCACGCCACTGTATTCGTTGCTAAGTTCTTCGGCCGTGCCGGACTTATGTCATTCATCTCTGCCGTACCCGAATCTCAGAGACctt CTTTGTTTCAGTCTTTGTTGTTCGAAGCTTGCGGACGCACCGTGAATCCCGTTAACGGTGCTGTTGGTCTTCTCTGGACTGGAAACTGGCACGTTTGTCAGGCTGCCGTCGACACTGTCTTACGCGGCGGTACGTTGCGGCCGATCAATGATTTCCTTGCTGCTGGATCCCCTAATCTGGCCTCCGACGACACTTCCGAGACTGAAGTAGCATGTACCGACATGTGGAAGATACGAGATTCTTATCCTAATTCCCGATTCTCCAACTCCCGATCTAGGCTCTCGCCGAAACGCAAGCGATCCGAGGAATCGTCCACTAAGCACCAACTGAACGACCTAGATCTCCGCTTGACTCCCACTTTTCCAGCCAAATCAACCCTCCGTGCCGCTACTCCGTCCATGAATTCCGAGGAATCCGAGACCACAACGTGCTTCGAGAGCGGCCTCGGTgataatcatcatcatcatcattatccAGAAGAAGGAACCGCTCAACGGAAACTTCTCAATTTGTTCGTCTAA
- the LOC103484841 gene encoding uncharacterized protein LOC103484841 isoform X3, translated as MVPIDLKKKPWQQKFPLHNRWHPEIPPAAEVKVAEFFRIEMVDFSGGGITKDYSADDIKHVDNSVTHYLSGPIRVVDKDGVPAKPGDLLVVEICNLGPLPGDEWGYTATFDRENGGGFLTDHFPCATKAIWYFEGIYAYSPQIPGVRFPGLTHPGIIGTAPSAELLKIWNERERHVQENGLQTLKLCEVVHSRPLAHLPSAKGCALGKIKEGTEEWERIANEAARTIPGRENGGNCDIKNLSRGSKVYLPVFVEGANLSTGDMHFSQGDGEVSFCGAIEMSGFLELKCDIIRGGMKEYLTPMGPTPLHVNPIFEIGPVEPRFSEWLVFEGISVDESGRQHFLDATVAYKRAVLNAIDYLHKFGYSKEQAYLLLSCCPCEGRISGIVDSPNAMVTLAIPTAIFDQDIRPKPSKVPIGPRLLRRPDVLKCSYDGNLPITKNPSATT; from the exons ATGGTGCCTATAGATTTGAAGAAGAAGCCATGGCAACAGAAATTTCCACTTCACAACCGGTGGCATCCGGAGATACCGCCGGCTGCAGAGGTTAAAGTGGCTGAGTTTTTCAGAATAGAAATGGTGGATTTTAGCGGCGGAGGAATCACCAAAGACTACTCTGCTGATGACATTAAACATGTTGATAACTCTGTT ACCCATTATTTGAGTGGCCCAATTAGGGTTGTGGACAAAGATGGAGTTCCAGCCAAGCCAGGGGATCTACTTGTAGTCGAGATTTGCAACTTGGGTCCTCTCCCAGGAGATGAATGGGGTTATACTGCAACATTTGACAGAGAAAATGGAGGTGGTTTTCTTACTGACCATTTTCCTTGTGCAACCAAAGCTATTTGGTATTTTGAAGGAATCTATGCATACTCTCCTCAAATCCCAG GTGTTCGATTCCCAGGCTTAACTCATCCTGGAATAATAGGAACTGCTCCATCGGCTgaacttttgaaaatttggaATGAAAGGGAAAGACATGTTCAAGAAAATGGCCTTCAAACTCTAAAGCTTTGTGAAGTTGTGCATTCACGACCCTTAGCACACCTACCATCAGCTAAAGGTTGCGCTCTTGGAAAG ATCAAAGAGGGGACAGAAGAATGGGAAAGAATTGCTAATGAGGCTGCAAGAACAATTCCAGGAAGAGAAAATGGTGGAAATTGTGATATCAAAAACCTCAGTAGAGGTTCAAAAGTATACCTTCCAGTATTTGTAGAAGGAGCAAACTTAAGCACAGGTGACATGCACTTCTCCCAAGGGGATGGTGAAGTCTCATTCTGTGGAGCAATTGAAATGAGTGGTTTTCTAGAACTCAA GTGTGATATTATAAGGGGTGGAATGAAAGAGTACCTGACACCAATGGGGCCGACTCCTCTGCACGTAAACCCAATTTTTGAGATAGGTCCAGTTGAACCAAGATTCTCAGAGTGGTTGGTTTTTGAAGGCATCAGCGTTGATGAAAGTGGGAGGCAGCATTTTCTTGATGCCACTGTAGCTTACAAGCGCGCTGTGCTCAACGCCATTGACTACCTTCACAAATTTGGGTACTCAAAGGAACAG GCTTATCTGCTGCTATCGTGCTGCCCATGTGAAGGAAGAATCTCTGGGATTGTTGATTCGCCTAATGCTATGGTTACCTTGGCAATTCCCACTGCCATTTTCGACCAG GACATTCGCCCAAAACCGAGCAAAGTTCCAATTGGACCTCGACTATTGCGAAGACCTGACGTCCTGAAATGTAGCTACGATGGGAATTTGCCCATCACAAAGAACCCCAGCGCTACAACATAA
- the LOC103484841 gene encoding uncharacterized protein LOC103484841 isoform X1 — protein MTLNMLITLLLVVPVDLKKKPWDQILPLHNRWHPLIPPVAEVHTDELFRVEMVDWTGGVVGDNDSASDVQLIDLSVTHYLSGPIRVVDKDGVPAKPGDLLVVEICNLGPLPGDEWGYTATFDRENGGGFLTDHFPCATKAIWYFEGIYAYSPQIPGVRFPGLTHPGIIGTAPSAELLKIWNERERHVQENGLQTLKLCEVVHSRPLAHLPSAKGCALGKIKEGTEEWERIANEAARTIPGRENGGNCDIKNLSRGSKVYLPVFVEGANLSTGDMHFSQGDGEVSFCGAIEMSGFLELKCDIIRGGMKEYLTPMGPTPLHVNPIFEIGPVEPRFSEWLVFEGISVDESGRQHFLDATVAYKRAVLNAIDYLHKFGYSKEQAYLLLSCCPCEGRISGIVDSPNAMVTLAIPTAIFDQDIRPKPSKVPIGPRLLRRPDVLKCSYDGNLPITKNPSATT, from the exons ATGACATTAAACATGTTGATAACTCTGTT ACTTGTTGTTCCGGTAGACTTGAAAAAGAAGCCATGGGATCAAATTTTACCTCTTCACAACCGTTGGCACCCACTTATACCCCCAGTTGCTGAGGTTCACACGGATGAGCTCTTTCGGGTTGAGATGGTGGACTGGACTGGAGGAGTTGTTGGAGATAATGACTCTGCTAGTGATGTACAGTTAATTGACCTTTCTGTT ACCCATTATTTGAGTGGCCCAATTAGGGTTGTGGACAAAGATGGAGTTCCAGCCAAGCCAGGGGATCTACTTGTAGTCGAGATTTGCAACTTGGGTCCTCTCCCAGGAGATGAATGGGGTTATACTGCAACATTTGACAGAGAAAATGGAGGTGGTTTTCTTACTGACCATTTTCCTTGTGCAACCAAAGCTATTTGGTATTTTGAAGGAATCTATGCATACTCTCCTCAAATCCCAG GTGTTCGATTCCCAGGCTTAACTCATCCTGGAATAATAGGAACTGCTCCATCGGCTgaacttttgaaaatttggaATGAAAGGGAAAGACATGTTCAAGAAAATGGCCTTCAAACTCTAAAGCTTTGTGAAGTTGTGCATTCACGACCCTTAGCACACCTACCATCAGCTAAAGGTTGCGCTCTTGGAAAG ATCAAAGAGGGGACAGAAGAATGGGAAAGAATTGCTAATGAGGCTGCAAGAACAATTCCAGGAAGAGAAAATGGTGGAAATTGTGATATCAAAAACCTCAGTAGAGGTTCAAAAGTATACCTTCCAGTATTTGTAGAAGGAGCAAACTTAAGCACAGGTGACATGCACTTCTCCCAAGGGGATGGTGAAGTCTCATTCTGTGGAGCAATTGAAATGAGTGGTTTTCTAGAACTCAA GTGTGATATTATAAGGGGTGGAATGAAAGAGTACCTGACACCAATGGGGCCGACTCCTCTGCACGTAAACCCAATTTTTGAGATAGGTCCAGTTGAACCAAGATTCTCAGAGTGGTTGGTTTTTGAAGGCATCAGCGTTGATGAAAGTGGGAGGCAGCATTTTCTTGATGCCACTGTAGCTTACAAGCGCGCTGTGCTCAACGCCATTGACTACCTTCACAAATTTGGGTACTCAAAGGAACAG GCTTATCTGCTGCTATCGTGCTGCCCATGTGAAGGAAGAATCTCTGGGATTGTTGATTCGCCTAATGCTATGGTTACCTTGGCAATTCCCACTGCCATTTTCGACCAG GACATTCGCCCAAAACCGAGCAAAGTTCCAATTGGACCTCGACTATTGCGAAGACCTGACGTCCTGAAATGTAGCTACGATGGGAATTTGCCCATCACAAAGAACCCCAGCGCTACAACATAA
- the LOC103484841 gene encoding uncharacterized protein LOC103484841 isoform X2, with protein sequence MTLNMLITLLLVVPVDLKKKPWDQILPLHNRWHPLIPPVAEVHTDELFRVEMVDWTGGVVGDNDSASDTHYLSGPIRVVDKDGVPAKPGDLLVVEICNLGPLPGDEWGYTATFDRENGGGFLTDHFPCATKAIWYFEGIYAYSPQIPGVRFPGLTHPGIIGTAPSAELLKIWNERERHVQENGLQTLKLCEVVHSRPLAHLPSAKGCALGKIKEGTEEWERIANEAARTIPGRENGGNCDIKNLSRGSKVYLPVFVEGANLSTGDMHFSQGDGEVSFCGAIEMSGFLELKCDIIRGGMKEYLTPMGPTPLHVNPIFEIGPVEPRFSEWLVFEGISVDESGRQHFLDATVAYKRAVLNAIDYLHKFGYSKEQAYLLLSCCPCEGRISGIVDSPNAMVTLAIPTAIFDQDIRPKPSKVPIGPRLLRRPDVLKCSYDGNLPITKNPSATT encoded by the exons ATGACATTAAACATGTTGATAACTCTGTT ACTTGTTGTTCCGGTAGACTTGAAAAAGAAGCCATGGGATCAAATTTTACCTCTTCACAACCGTTGGCACCCACTTATACCCCCAGTTGCTGAGGTTCACACGGATGAGCTCTTTCGGGTTGAGATGGTGGACTGGACTGGAGGAGTTGTTGGAGATAATGACTCTGCTAGTGAT ACCCATTATTTGAGTGGCCCAATTAGGGTTGTGGACAAAGATGGAGTTCCAGCCAAGCCAGGGGATCTACTTGTAGTCGAGATTTGCAACTTGGGTCCTCTCCCAGGAGATGAATGGGGTTATACTGCAACATTTGACAGAGAAAATGGAGGTGGTTTTCTTACTGACCATTTTCCTTGTGCAACCAAAGCTATTTGGTATTTTGAAGGAATCTATGCATACTCTCCTCAAATCCCAG GTGTTCGATTCCCAGGCTTAACTCATCCTGGAATAATAGGAACTGCTCCATCGGCTgaacttttgaaaatttggaATGAAAGGGAAAGACATGTTCAAGAAAATGGCCTTCAAACTCTAAAGCTTTGTGAAGTTGTGCATTCACGACCCTTAGCACACCTACCATCAGCTAAAGGTTGCGCTCTTGGAAAG ATCAAAGAGGGGACAGAAGAATGGGAAAGAATTGCTAATGAGGCTGCAAGAACAATTCCAGGAAGAGAAAATGGTGGAAATTGTGATATCAAAAACCTCAGTAGAGGTTCAAAAGTATACCTTCCAGTATTTGTAGAAGGAGCAAACTTAAGCACAGGTGACATGCACTTCTCCCAAGGGGATGGTGAAGTCTCATTCTGTGGAGCAATTGAAATGAGTGGTTTTCTAGAACTCAA GTGTGATATTATAAGGGGTGGAATGAAAGAGTACCTGACACCAATGGGGCCGACTCCTCTGCACGTAAACCCAATTTTTGAGATAGGTCCAGTTGAACCAAGATTCTCAGAGTGGTTGGTTTTTGAAGGCATCAGCGTTGATGAAAGTGGGAGGCAGCATTTTCTTGATGCCACTGTAGCTTACAAGCGCGCTGTGCTCAACGCCATTGACTACCTTCACAAATTTGGGTACTCAAAGGAACAG GCTTATCTGCTGCTATCGTGCTGCCCATGTGAAGGAAGAATCTCTGGGATTGTTGATTCGCCTAATGCTATGGTTACCTTGGCAATTCCCACTGCCATTTTCGACCAG GACATTCGCCCAAAACCGAGCAAAGTTCCAATTGGACCTCGACTATTGCGAAGACCTGACGTCCTGAAATGTAGCTACGATGGGAATTTGCCCATCACAAAGAACCCCAGCGCTACAACATAA
- the LOC103484840 gene encoding uncharacterized protein LOC103484840, whose product MDDVRATSAWVASHSSHVLVDSSGIEKVVETIESIPKVVWDFEGIHYFDNGPLTVQYLFVLDALNFCFWPDKELSYDHLASGLKASLQNDKSAFDADRLQKYTGPELRELLKWPRPLPLEDERVRLLHEVGCELERSFEGKAANIVESCGKSAVKLVAVITRHFPGFRDHSLYKGHQVFLYKRAQIFAADLWGAFRGQGYGEFNDIGSITIMADYIVPAVLRQLGVLKYSSTLASIIDANSEIGPGSEEEVELRACSIYAVEKMRELMSMKSGKQVLSVELDLWLWSFGIQCPSLPHHRTLSIYY is encoded by the exons ATGGATGATGTTAGGGCAACCTCTGCTTGGGTTGCTAGCCACTCCTCCCATGTCCTCGTCGACTCTTCAG GGATCGAGAAAGTGGTGGAGACTATCGAGTCGATTCCTAAAGTTGTCTGGGATTTTGAAGGGATTCACTATTTTGATAATGGCCCATTGACCGTCCAGTACTTGTTCGTTTTGGACGCCTTGAATTTCTGTTTCTGGCCTG ATAAGGAATTGAGCTACGATCATTTGGCCTCGGGACTGAAGGCTTCCCTTCAAAATGACAAGTCAGCATTTGATGCTGATCGTCTGCAAAAATACACTG GCCCTGAATTGCGGGAACTGTTGAAATGGCCTAGACCACTTCCTTTGGAGGATGAAAGAGTTCGCTTGCTGCATGAG GTTGGATGCGAACTAGAGAGAAGCTTCGAGGGTAAAGCTGCTAATATAGTGGAATCCTGTGGGAAATCAGCTGTGAAGCTTGTTGCTGTTATCACACGACACTTTCCTG GCTTTCGAGACCACTCTCTTTACAAAGGCCACCAGGTATTCCTATACAAACGAGCTCAAATATTTGCAGCTGACCTTTGGGGTGCATTCCGTGGCCAAGGATATGGAGAGTTCAATGACATTGGTTCAATCACCATTATGGCAGACTACATCGTTCCTGCTGTTCTTCGACAGCTTGGGGTGCTAAAATACAGTTCTACACTTGCTAGCATCATCGATGCTAACAGTGAAATAGGTCCAGGTAGCGAGGAGGAAGTAGAACTCCGAGCTTGCTCAATATATGCAGTTGAGAAAATGAGAGAATTGATGAGTATGAAATCAGGAAAACAG GTTCTAAGCGTGGAGTTAGATCTTTGGCTTTGGTCCTTTGGAATCCAGTGCCCATCACTGCCACACCATCGTACTCTTTCAATTTACTATTGA